A stretch of Canis lupus baileyi chromosome 2, mCanLup2.hap1, whole genome shotgun sequence DNA encodes these proteins:
- the PRC1 gene encoding protein regulator of cytokinesis 1 isoform X5, protein MAILQNAAAVESKRDGGLESEVLAEESIVCLQKALNHLREIWELIGIPEDQRLQRTEVVKKHIKDLLDMMIAEEESLKERLIKSISVCQKELNTLCSELHVEPFQEEGETTILQLEKDLRTQVELMRKQKKERRQELKLLQEQDQELCEILCMPHYDIDSNSVPSLEELNQFRQHVATLRETKASRREEFVNIKRQIILCMEELDHTPDTSFERDVVCEDEDAFCLSLENIATLQKLLRQLEMRKSQNEAVCEGLRAQIRELWDRLQIPAEEREAVATVMTGSKAKVKKALQLEVDRLEELKMQNMKKVIEAIRVELAQYWDQCFYSQEQRQAFAPYYDEDYTENLLQLHDAEIVRLKNYYEVHKELFEGVQKWEESWRLFLEFERKASDPSRFTNRGGNLLKEEKQRAKLQKTLPKLEEELKARIETWEQEHSKAFVVNGQKFMEYVMEQWEMHRLEKERAKQERQLKNKKQTETEMLYGSIPRTPNKRQGLTPNRPGKVRKLNTTTMSNATANSSIRPAFGGTVYRSPVSRLPPSGSKPIITSTCLGKKTPQAGRNGANKENLELNGSILSGGYPALAPLQRNFSINSVASTYSEFARELSKASKSDATSRILNSTNIQS, encoded by the exons TGAGGTGCTGGCGGAGGAGTCGATAGTATGTCTCCAGAAAGCTCTGAATCACCTTCGGGAAATCTGGGAattaattgggattccagaggacCAGCGGTTACAAAGAACTGAGGTTGTAAAGAAGCATATCAAG GATCTCCTGGATATGATGATTGCTGAAGAGGAAAGCCTGAAGGAAAGGCTCATCAAAAGCATATCCGTCTGTCAAAAAGAGCTCAATACCCTGTGCAGTGAGTTACACGTTGAACCATTTCAG GAAGAAGGAGAGACGACCATCTTGCAGCTAGAAAAGGATTTGCGCACTCAGGTAGAACTGATGcgaaaacagaaaaaggagagaagacaagAACTGAAACTACTTCAAGAACAAGATCAAGAGCTGTGTGAAATTCTTTGCATGCCCCACTATGACATCGACAGCAACTCAGTTCCCAGCTTAGAAGAACTGAACCAGTTCAGACAACACGTGGCCACATTAAGGGAAACCAAG gcatCTAGACGTGAGGAGTTTGTCAACATAAAGAGGCAGATCATACTGTGTATGGAAGAATTAGATCACACCCCAGACACAAGCTTTGAAAGAGATGTGGTGTGTGAAGATgaagatgccttttgtttatctCTTGAGAATATTGCAACACTACAGAAGTTGCTTCGGCAG CTGGAAATGAGAAAATCACAAAATGAAGCAGTGTGTGAGGGTCTGCGAGCTCAGATCCGAGAGCTCTGGGACAGGTTGCAAATACctgcagaagagagagaagctgtGGCCACGGTTATGACTGGATCAAAGGCCAAGGTCAAGAAAGCG CTGCAATTGGAAGTGGATAGGTTGGAAGAACTGAAGATGCAAAACATGAAGAAAGTGATTGAGGCAATTCGAGTGGAGCTGGCTCAGTACTGGGACCAGTGTTTCTACAGCCAGGAGCAGAGACAAGCTTTTGCCCCTTACTATGATG AGGACTACACAGAAAATCTGCTCCAGCTCCATGATGCTGAGATTGTGCGGTTAAAAAACTACTATGAGGTCCACAAAGAACTCTTTGAAGGTGTCCAGAAGTGGGAAGAAAGCTGGAGGCTTTTCTTGGAGTTTGAG agaaaGGCTTCAGATCCAAGTCGATTTACAAACCGTGGAGGAAATcttctaaaagaagaaaagcaacgAGCCAAGCTTCAAAAAACACTTCCTAAG TTGGAAGAGGAGTTGAAGGCACGGATTGAAACATGGGAACAGGAGCATTCGAAGGCATTTGTGGTGAATGGACAGAAATTCATGGAGTATGTGATGGAACAATGGGAGATGCATCGACTGGAGAAGGAACGAGCCAAGCAAGAAAGA CAACTCAAGAACAAGaagcagacagagacagagatgctcTATGGCAGTATTCCCCGAACCCCCAACAAGCGGCAAGGCCTGACACCTAACAGGCCTGGCAAAGTGCGTAAG CTAAACACTACTACCATGTCCAATGCTACAGCCAACAGCAGCATCCGGCCTGCCTTTGGGGGGACAGTCTACCGTTCCCCTGTGTCTCGACTTCCACCTTCTGGCAGCAAG CCAATCATCACTTCCacttgtttggggaaaaaaacacccCAGGCTGGCAGGAACGGAGCCAACAAGGAGAACCTGGAGCTCAATGGCAGCATCCTGAGCGGTGGGTACCCCGCCTTGGCTCCCCTCCAGCGCAACTTCAGCATTAATTCTGTTGCCAGCACCTATTCTGAGTTTGCG
- the PRC1 gene encoding protein regulator of cytokinesis 1 isoform X1: MAILQNAAAVESKRDGGLESEVLAEESIVCLQKALNHLREIWELIGIPEDQRLQRTEVVKKHIKDLLDMMIAEEESLKERLIKSISVCQKELNTLCSELHVEPFQEEGETTILQLEKDLRTQVELMRKQKKERRQELKLLQEQDQELCEILCMPHYDIDSNSVPSLEELNQFRQHVATLRETKASRREEFVNIKRQIILCMEELDHTPDTSFERDVVCEDEDAFCLSLENIATLQKLLRQLEMRKSQNEAVCEGLRAQIRELWDRLQIPAEEREAVATVMTGSKAKVKKALQLEVDRLEELKMQNMKKVIEAIRVELAQYWDQCFYSQEQRQAFAPYYDEDYTENLLQLHDAEIVRLKNYYEVHKELFEGVQKWEESWRLFLEFERKASDPSRFTNRGGNLLKEEKQRAKLQKTLPKLEEELKARIETWEQEHSKAFVVNGQKFMEYVMEQWEMHRLEKERAKQERQLKNKKQTETEMLYGSIPRTPNKRQGLTPNRPGKVRKLNTTTMSNATANSSIRPAFGGTVYRSPVSRLPPSGSKPIITSTCLGKKTPQAGRNGANKENLELNGSILSGGYPALAPLQRNFSINSVASTYSEFAKDPSLSDSSTVGLQRELSKASKSDATSRILNSTNIQS; encoded by the exons TGAGGTGCTGGCGGAGGAGTCGATAGTATGTCTCCAGAAAGCTCTGAATCACCTTCGGGAAATCTGGGAattaattgggattccagaggacCAGCGGTTACAAAGAACTGAGGTTGTAAAGAAGCATATCAAG GATCTCCTGGATATGATGATTGCTGAAGAGGAAAGCCTGAAGGAAAGGCTCATCAAAAGCATATCCGTCTGTCAAAAAGAGCTCAATACCCTGTGCAGTGAGTTACACGTTGAACCATTTCAG GAAGAAGGAGAGACGACCATCTTGCAGCTAGAAAAGGATTTGCGCACTCAGGTAGAACTGATGcgaaaacagaaaaaggagagaagacaagAACTGAAACTACTTCAAGAACAAGATCAAGAGCTGTGTGAAATTCTTTGCATGCCCCACTATGACATCGACAGCAACTCAGTTCCCAGCTTAGAAGAACTGAACCAGTTCAGACAACACGTGGCCACATTAAGGGAAACCAAG gcatCTAGACGTGAGGAGTTTGTCAACATAAAGAGGCAGATCATACTGTGTATGGAAGAATTAGATCACACCCCAGACACAAGCTTTGAAAGAGATGTGGTGTGTGAAGATgaagatgccttttgtttatctCTTGAGAATATTGCAACACTACAGAAGTTGCTTCGGCAG CTGGAAATGAGAAAATCACAAAATGAAGCAGTGTGTGAGGGTCTGCGAGCTCAGATCCGAGAGCTCTGGGACAGGTTGCAAATACctgcagaagagagagaagctgtGGCCACGGTTATGACTGGATCAAAGGCCAAGGTCAAGAAAGCG CTGCAATTGGAAGTGGATAGGTTGGAAGAACTGAAGATGCAAAACATGAAGAAAGTGATTGAGGCAATTCGAGTGGAGCTGGCTCAGTACTGGGACCAGTGTTTCTACAGCCAGGAGCAGAGACAAGCTTTTGCCCCTTACTATGATG AGGACTACACAGAAAATCTGCTCCAGCTCCATGATGCTGAGATTGTGCGGTTAAAAAACTACTATGAGGTCCACAAAGAACTCTTTGAAGGTGTCCAGAAGTGGGAAGAAAGCTGGAGGCTTTTCTTGGAGTTTGAG agaaaGGCTTCAGATCCAAGTCGATTTACAAACCGTGGAGGAAATcttctaaaagaagaaaagcaacgAGCCAAGCTTCAAAAAACACTTCCTAAG TTGGAAGAGGAGTTGAAGGCACGGATTGAAACATGGGAACAGGAGCATTCGAAGGCATTTGTGGTGAATGGACAGAAATTCATGGAGTATGTGATGGAACAATGGGAGATGCATCGACTGGAGAAGGAACGAGCCAAGCAAGAAAGA CAACTCAAGAACAAGaagcagacagagacagagatgctcTATGGCAGTATTCCCCGAACCCCCAACAAGCGGCAAGGCCTGACACCTAACAGGCCTGGCAAAGTGCGTAAG CTAAACACTACTACCATGTCCAATGCTACAGCCAACAGCAGCATCCGGCCTGCCTTTGGGGGGACAGTCTACCGTTCCCCTGTGTCTCGACTTCCACCTTCTGGCAGCAAG CCAATCATCACTTCCacttgtttggggaaaaaaacacccCAGGCTGGCAGGAACGGAGCCAACAAGGAGAACCTGGAGCTCAATGGCAGCATCCTGAGCGGTGGGTACCCCGCCTTGGCTCCCCTCCAGCGCAACTTCAGCATTAATTCTGTTGCCAGCACCTATTCTGAGTTTGCG AAGGATCCATCCCTCTCTGACAGCTCCACTGTTGGGCTTCAG
- the PRC1 gene encoding protein regulator of cytokinesis 1 isoform X2, translating into MAILQNAAAVESKRDGGLESEVLAEESIVCLQKALNHLREIWELIGIPEDQRLQRTEVVKKHIKDLLDMMIAEEESLKERLIKSISVCQKELNTLCSELHVEPFQEEGETTILQLEKDLRTQVELMRKQKKERRQELKLLQEQDQELCEILCMPHYDIDSNSVPSLEELNQFRQHVATLRETKASRREEFVNIKRQIILCMEELDHTPDTSFERDVVCEDEDAFCLSLENIATLQKLLRQLEMRKSQNEAVCEGLRAQIRELWDRLQIPAEEREAVATVMTGSKAKVKKALQLEVDRLEELKMQNMKKVIEAIRVELAQYWDQCFYSQEQRQAFAPYYDEDYTENLLQLHDAEIVRLKNYYEVHKELFEGVQKWEESWRLFLEFERKASDPSRFTNRGGNLLKEEKQRAKLQKTLPKLEEELKARIETWEQEHSKAFVVNGQKFMEYVMEQWEMHRLEKERAKQERQLKNKKQTETEMLYGSIPRTPNKRQGLTPNRPGKVRKLNTTTMSNATANSSIRPAFGGTVYRSPVSRLPPSGSKPIITSTCLGKKTPQAGRNGANKENLELNGSILSGGYPALAPLQRNFSINSVASTYSEFADPSLSDSSTVGLQRELSKASKSDATSRILNSTNIQS; encoded by the exons TGAGGTGCTGGCGGAGGAGTCGATAGTATGTCTCCAGAAAGCTCTGAATCACCTTCGGGAAATCTGGGAattaattgggattccagaggacCAGCGGTTACAAAGAACTGAGGTTGTAAAGAAGCATATCAAG GATCTCCTGGATATGATGATTGCTGAAGAGGAAAGCCTGAAGGAAAGGCTCATCAAAAGCATATCCGTCTGTCAAAAAGAGCTCAATACCCTGTGCAGTGAGTTACACGTTGAACCATTTCAG GAAGAAGGAGAGACGACCATCTTGCAGCTAGAAAAGGATTTGCGCACTCAGGTAGAACTGATGcgaaaacagaaaaaggagagaagacaagAACTGAAACTACTTCAAGAACAAGATCAAGAGCTGTGTGAAATTCTTTGCATGCCCCACTATGACATCGACAGCAACTCAGTTCCCAGCTTAGAAGAACTGAACCAGTTCAGACAACACGTGGCCACATTAAGGGAAACCAAG gcatCTAGACGTGAGGAGTTTGTCAACATAAAGAGGCAGATCATACTGTGTATGGAAGAATTAGATCACACCCCAGACACAAGCTTTGAAAGAGATGTGGTGTGTGAAGATgaagatgccttttgtttatctCTTGAGAATATTGCAACACTACAGAAGTTGCTTCGGCAG CTGGAAATGAGAAAATCACAAAATGAAGCAGTGTGTGAGGGTCTGCGAGCTCAGATCCGAGAGCTCTGGGACAGGTTGCAAATACctgcagaagagagagaagctgtGGCCACGGTTATGACTGGATCAAAGGCCAAGGTCAAGAAAGCG CTGCAATTGGAAGTGGATAGGTTGGAAGAACTGAAGATGCAAAACATGAAGAAAGTGATTGAGGCAATTCGAGTGGAGCTGGCTCAGTACTGGGACCAGTGTTTCTACAGCCAGGAGCAGAGACAAGCTTTTGCCCCTTACTATGATG AGGACTACACAGAAAATCTGCTCCAGCTCCATGATGCTGAGATTGTGCGGTTAAAAAACTACTATGAGGTCCACAAAGAACTCTTTGAAGGTGTCCAGAAGTGGGAAGAAAGCTGGAGGCTTTTCTTGGAGTTTGAG agaaaGGCTTCAGATCCAAGTCGATTTACAAACCGTGGAGGAAATcttctaaaagaagaaaagcaacgAGCCAAGCTTCAAAAAACACTTCCTAAG TTGGAAGAGGAGTTGAAGGCACGGATTGAAACATGGGAACAGGAGCATTCGAAGGCATTTGTGGTGAATGGACAGAAATTCATGGAGTATGTGATGGAACAATGGGAGATGCATCGACTGGAGAAGGAACGAGCCAAGCAAGAAAGA CAACTCAAGAACAAGaagcagacagagacagagatgctcTATGGCAGTATTCCCCGAACCCCCAACAAGCGGCAAGGCCTGACACCTAACAGGCCTGGCAAAGTGCGTAAG CTAAACACTACTACCATGTCCAATGCTACAGCCAACAGCAGCATCCGGCCTGCCTTTGGGGGGACAGTCTACCGTTCCCCTGTGTCTCGACTTCCACCTTCTGGCAGCAAG CCAATCATCACTTCCacttgtttggggaaaaaaacacccCAGGCTGGCAGGAACGGAGCCAACAAGGAGAACCTGGAGCTCAATGGCAGCATCCTGAGCGGTGGGTACCCCGCCTTGGCTCCCCTCCAGCGCAACTTCAGCATTAATTCTGTTGCCAGCACCTATTCTGAGTTTGCG GATCCATCCCTCTCTGACAGCTCCACTGTTGGGCTTCAG
- the PRC1 gene encoding protein regulator of cytokinesis 1 isoform X9, translating to MAILQNAAAVESKRDGGLESEVLAEESIVCLQKALNHLREIWELIGIPEDQRLQRTEVVKKHIKDLLDMMIAEEESLKERLIKSISVCQKELNTLCSELHVEPFQEEGETTILQLEKDLRTQVELMRKQKKERRQELKLLQEQDQELCEILCMPHYDIDSNSVPSLEELNQFRQHVATLRETKASRREEFVNIKRQIILCMEELDHTPDTSFERDVVCEDEDAFCLSLENIATLQKLLRQLEMRKSQNEAVCEGLRAQIRELWDRLQIPAEEREAVATVMTGSKAKVKKALQLEVDRLEELKMQNMKKVIEAIRVELAQYWDQCFYSQEQRQAFAPYYDEDYTENLLQLHDAEIVRLKNYYEVHKELFEGVQKWEESWRLFLEFERKASDPSRFTNRGGNLLKEEKQRAKLQKTLPKLEEELKARIETWEQEHSKAFVVNGQKFMEYVMEQWEMHRLEKERAKQERQLKNKKQTETEMLYGSIPRTPNKRQGLTPNRPGKVRKLNTTTMSNATANSSIRPAFGGTVYRSPVSRLPPSGSKPIITSTCLGKKTPQAGRNGANKENLELNGSILSEGSIPL from the exons TGAGGTGCTGGCGGAGGAGTCGATAGTATGTCTCCAGAAAGCTCTGAATCACCTTCGGGAAATCTGGGAattaattgggattccagaggacCAGCGGTTACAAAGAACTGAGGTTGTAAAGAAGCATATCAAG GATCTCCTGGATATGATGATTGCTGAAGAGGAAAGCCTGAAGGAAAGGCTCATCAAAAGCATATCCGTCTGTCAAAAAGAGCTCAATACCCTGTGCAGTGAGTTACACGTTGAACCATTTCAG GAAGAAGGAGAGACGACCATCTTGCAGCTAGAAAAGGATTTGCGCACTCAGGTAGAACTGATGcgaaaacagaaaaaggagagaagacaagAACTGAAACTACTTCAAGAACAAGATCAAGAGCTGTGTGAAATTCTTTGCATGCCCCACTATGACATCGACAGCAACTCAGTTCCCAGCTTAGAAGAACTGAACCAGTTCAGACAACACGTGGCCACATTAAGGGAAACCAAG gcatCTAGACGTGAGGAGTTTGTCAACATAAAGAGGCAGATCATACTGTGTATGGAAGAATTAGATCACACCCCAGACACAAGCTTTGAAAGAGATGTGGTGTGTGAAGATgaagatgccttttgtttatctCTTGAGAATATTGCAACACTACAGAAGTTGCTTCGGCAG CTGGAAATGAGAAAATCACAAAATGAAGCAGTGTGTGAGGGTCTGCGAGCTCAGATCCGAGAGCTCTGGGACAGGTTGCAAATACctgcagaagagagagaagctgtGGCCACGGTTATGACTGGATCAAAGGCCAAGGTCAAGAAAGCG CTGCAATTGGAAGTGGATAGGTTGGAAGAACTGAAGATGCAAAACATGAAGAAAGTGATTGAGGCAATTCGAGTGGAGCTGGCTCAGTACTGGGACCAGTGTTTCTACAGCCAGGAGCAGAGACAAGCTTTTGCCCCTTACTATGATG AGGACTACACAGAAAATCTGCTCCAGCTCCATGATGCTGAGATTGTGCGGTTAAAAAACTACTATGAGGTCCACAAAGAACTCTTTGAAGGTGTCCAGAAGTGGGAAGAAAGCTGGAGGCTTTTCTTGGAGTTTGAG agaaaGGCTTCAGATCCAAGTCGATTTACAAACCGTGGAGGAAATcttctaaaagaagaaaagcaacgAGCCAAGCTTCAAAAAACACTTCCTAAG TTGGAAGAGGAGTTGAAGGCACGGATTGAAACATGGGAACAGGAGCATTCGAAGGCATTTGTGGTGAATGGACAGAAATTCATGGAGTATGTGATGGAACAATGGGAGATGCATCGACTGGAGAAGGAACGAGCCAAGCAAGAAAGA CAACTCAAGAACAAGaagcagacagagacagagatgctcTATGGCAGTATTCCCCGAACCCCCAACAAGCGGCAAGGCCTGACACCTAACAGGCCTGGCAAAGTGCGTAAG CTAAACACTACTACCATGTCCAATGCTACAGCCAACAGCAGCATCCGGCCTGCCTTTGGGGGGACAGTCTACCGTTCCCCTGTGTCTCGACTTCCACCTTCTGGCAGCAAG CCAATCATCACTTCCacttgtttggggaaaaaaacacccCAGGCTGGCAGGAACGGAGCCAACAAGGAGAACCTGGAGCTCAATGGCAGCATCCTGAGCG AAGGATCCATCCCTCTCTGA
- the PRC1 gene encoding protein regulator of cytokinesis 1 isoform X10 has product MMIAEEESLKERLIKSISVCQKELNTLCSELHVEPFQEEGETTILQLEKDLRTQVELMRKQKKERRQELKLLQEQDQELCEILCMPHYDIDSNSVPSLEELNQFRQHVATLRETKASRREEFVNIKRQIILCMEELDHTPDTSFERDVVCEDEDAFCLSLENIATLQKLLRQLEMRKSQNEAVCEGLRAQIRELWDRLQIPAEEREAVATVMTGSKAKVKKALQLEVDRLEELKMQNMKKVIEAIRVELAQYWDQCFYSQEQRQAFAPYYDEDYTENLLQLHDAEIVRLKNYYEVHKELFEGVQKWEESWRLFLEFERKASDPSRFTNRGGNLLKEEKQRAKLQKTLPKLEEELKARIETWEQEHSKAFVVNGQKFMEYVMEQWEMHRLEKERAKQERQLKNKKQTETEMLYGSIPRTPNKRQGLTPNRPGKVRKLNTTTMSNATANSSIRPAFGGTVYRSPVSRLPPSGSKPIITSTCLGKKTPQAGRNGANKENLELNGSILSGGYPALAPLQRNFSINSVASTYSEFAKDPSLSDSSTVGLQRELSKASKSDATSRILNSTNIQS; this is encoded by the exons ATGATGATTGCTGAAGAGGAAAGCCTGAAGGAAAGGCTCATCAAAAGCATATCCGTCTGTCAAAAAGAGCTCAATACCCTGTGCAGTGAGTTACACGTTGAACCATTTCAG GAAGAAGGAGAGACGACCATCTTGCAGCTAGAAAAGGATTTGCGCACTCAGGTAGAACTGATGcgaaaacagaaaaaggagagaagacaagAACTGAAACTACTTCAAGAACAAGATCAAGAGCTGTGTGAAATTCTTTGCATGCCCCACTATGACATCGACAGCAACTCAGTTCCCAGCTTAGAAGAACTGAACCAGTTCAGACAACACGTGGCCACATTAAGGGAAACCAAG gcatCTAGACGTGAGGAGTTTGTCAACATAAAGAGGCAGATCATACTGTGTATGGAAGAATTAGATCACACCCCAGACACAAGCTTTGAAAGAGATGTGGTGTGTGAAGATgaagatgccttttgtttatctCTTGAGAATATTGCAACACTACAGAAGTTGCTTCGGCAG CTGGAAATGAGAAAATCACAAAATGAAGCAGTGTGTGAGGGTCTGCGAGCTCAGATCCGAGAGCTCTGGGACAGGTTGCAAATACctgcagaagagagagaagctgtGGCCACGGTTATGACTGGATCAAAGGCCAAGGTCAAGAAAGCG CTGCAATTGGAAGTGGATAGGTTGGAAGAACTGAAGATGCAAAACATGAAGAAAGTGATTGAGGCAATTCGAGTGGAGCTGGCTCAGTACTGGGACCAGTGTTTCTACAGCCAGGAGCAGAGACAAGCTTTTGCCCCTTACTATGATG AGGACTACACAGAAAATCTGCTCCAGCTCCATGATGCTGAGATTGTGCGGTTAAAAAACTACTATGAGGTCCACAAAGAACTCTTTGAAGGTGTCCAGAAGTGGGAAGAAAGCTGGAGGCTTTTCTTGGAGTTTGAG agaaaGGCTTCAGATCCAAGTCGATTTACAAACCGTGGAGGAAATcttctaaaagaagaaaagcaacgAGCCAAGCTTCAAAAAACACTTCCTAAG TTGGAAGAGGAGTTGAAGGCACGGATTGAAACATGGGAACAGGAGCATTCGAAGGCATTTGTGGTGAATGGACAGAAATTCATGGAGTATGTGATGGAACAATGGGAGATGCATCGACTGGAGAAGGAACGAGCCAAGCAAGAAAGA CAACTCAAGAACAAGaagcagacagagacagagatgctcTATGGCAGTATTCCCCGAACCCCCAACAAGCGGCAAGGCCTGACACCTAACAGGCCTGGCAAAGTGCGTAAG CTAAACACTACTACCATGTCCAATGCTACAGCCAACAGCAGCATCCGGCCTGCCTTTGGGGGGACAGTCTACCGTTCCCCTGTGTCTCGACTTCCACCTTCTGGCAGCAAG CCAATCATCACTTCCacttgtttggggaaaaaaacacccCAGGCTGGCAGGAACGGAGCCAACAAGGAGAACCTGGAGCTCAATGGCAGCATCCTGAGCGGTGGGTACCCCGCCTTGGCTCCCCTCCAGCGCAACTTCAGCATTAATTCTGTTGCCAGCACCTATTCTGAGTTTGCG AAGGATCCATCCCTCTCTGACAGCTCCACTGTTGGGCTTCAG